Proteins encoded by one window of Flagellimonas lutaonensis:
- a CDS encoding DUF2911 domain-containing protein translates to MKRSYTKISMLLLLAVFCFSTEALAQLDLPRGSQKAKVSQRIGITDITIVYSRPSVNDREIWGNLVPYGMNNLGFGTATESPWRAGANENTIFKTTDDIKVEGKDLPAGKYGLHMIMNEDNTATVIFSKNHGAWGQLFLRPCRRCASGRCHHQRNTP, encoded by the coding sequence ATGAAAAGAAGCTACACTAAAATTTCCATGCTGCTGCTGCTCGCGGTCTTTTGTTTTTCAACAGAAGCTCTAGCGCAACTCGACCTGCCCAGAGGGAGTCAAAAAGCCAAGGTATCTCAACGCATAGGTATTACCGATATTACGATTGTCTATTCACGACCGAGTGTGAACGATCGTGAAATTTGGGGAAACCTAGTGCCGTATGGCATGAACAATCTTGGATTTGGAACCGCTACAGAATCGCCTTGGCGGGCCGGTGCCAATGAGAACACCATTTTTAAGACAACTGACGATATCAAAGTCGAAGGAAAAGATTTGCCCGCCGGTAAATACGGACTCCATATGATTATGAATGAAGACAACACGGCAACCGTTATTTTTTCAAAGAACCACGGCGCTTGGGGGCAGCTTTTTTTACGACCCTGCCGAAGATGCGCTTCGGGTCGATGTCACCACCAAAGAAATACCCCATAA
- the leuC gene encoding 3-isopropylmalate dehydratase large subunit produces MKTLFDKVWDSHVVRKIEGGPDVLFIDRHFIHEVTSPVAFLGLKNRGNSVLYPERTFATADHNTPTLNQHMPVEDPLSAIQLKALQENTAEWNIEHWGLGHRKNGIVHVVGPENGITLPGATIVCGDSHTSTHGAFGAIAFGIGTSEVEMVLSTQCIMQPKPKKMRITVDGELGFGVTPKDVALFIISKLTTSGATGHFVEYAGEVFENMSMEGRMTVCNMSIEMGARGGMVAPDQKTFDYIKGREYTPKGADWDKAMEYWQTLKTDEDAQFDMEFNFDAQEIEPMVTYGTNPGMGIGITQKIPTANDVQANEVTFQKSLEYMGFEQGAPLMGKKVDYVFLGSCTNARIEDFRAFASIVKGRKKADGITVWLVPGSHVVEDKIKEEGILDILTEAGFSLREPGCSACLAMNDDKIPAGKLAVSTSNRNFEGRQGPGARTILASPLVAAATAVTGKVTDPRELLKPELV; encoded by the coding sequence ATGAAAACATTGTTTGACAAGGTATGGGATTCACATGTGGTTCGAAAGATAGAAGGTGGACCTGATGTGTTGTTCATTGACCGACACTTTATTCACGAGGTTACAAGTCCGGTCGCATTTTTGGGGCTTAAGAACCGGGGCAATTCGGTTTTGTACCCAGAGCGCACTTTTGCCACGGCCGACCATAACACACCAACATTGAACCAGCATATGCCGGTCGAAGACCCGCTCTCTGCCATTCAATTGAAAGCCTTGCAAGAGAATACCGCAGAGTGGAATATTGAGCATTGGGGGCTCGGACATAGAAAGAATGGTATTGTGCACGTGGTCGGGCCTGAAAATGGCATCACGTTGCCGGGTGCCACCATTGTGTGTGGCGACTCACATACCTCTACCCATGGGGCGTTTGGGGCCATTGCCTTTGGTATCGGCACCTCTGAGGTTGAGATGGTACTCTCTACGCAGTGCATCATGCAGCCAAAGCCCAAGAAAATGCGCATTACCGTTGACGGCGAGCTCGGTTTTGGGGTCACCCCGAAAGATGTAGCACTTTTCATCATTTCTAAACTGACCACTTCAGGTGCCACAGGCCATTTTGTCGAATATGCCGGTGAGGTCTTTGAAAATATGAGCATGGAAGGCCGTATGACCGTTTGCAACATGAGCATTGAAATGGGAGCGCGTGGTGGAATGGTCGCACCAGACCAGAAAACATTTGATTATATAAAGGGCAGGGAATATACCCCCAAGGGAGCTGATTGGGACAAAGCCATGGAGTATTGGCAGACCTTGAAGACCGATGAAGACGCCCAATTTGATATGGAATTCAATTTTGATGCCCAAGAGATTGAGCCTATGGTTACCTATGGCACCAACCCTGGCATGGGCATCGGAATCACCCAAAAGATCCCCACTGCCAATGATGTGCAAGCAAACGAGGTCACCTTTCAAAAGTCATTGGAATATATGGGATTTGAGCAGGGTGCGCCTTTGATGGGCAAAAAAGTGGATTACGTTTTTCTAGGAAGCTGTACCAATGCCCGTATTGAAGATTTTCGCGCATTCGCTTCCATTGTAAAAGGTCGAAAAAAGGCCGACGGCATCACGGTATGGCTAGTGCCAGGAAGCCACGTAGTCGAAGACAAAATCAAGGAAGAGGGAATCCTCGATATTTTGACCGAAGCGGGGTTCTCGTTACGTGAGCCAGGCTGCTCAGCTTGTTTGGCGATGAACGATGACAAGATTCCAGCGGGAAAACTGGCGGTCAGTACTTCGAACCGAAATTTCGAAGGACGTCAGGGACCTGGTGCGCGCACCATTTTGGCAAGTCCGTTGGTAGCAGCGGCCACAGCTGTAACCGGCAAGGTCACCGATCCGCGCGAACTTCTTAAACCTGAATTGGTCTAA
- the leuD gene encoding 3-isopropylmalate dehydratase small subunit has protein sequence MAYDKFNILQSTAVPLPIENVDTDQIIPARFLKATERKGFGDNLFRDWRYHPDGTPKENFVLNNPIYGGKILVGGKNFGSGSSREHAAWAVYDYGFRCVISSFFADIFRNNCLNIGVLPVQVSADFLDKIFKAIEADPKAEFEVNLPEQTVTILSTGEHETFDINSYKKENMLNGYDDIDYLVAMKEEIKAFAEKRPF, from the coding sequence ATGGCTTACGATAAATTCAATATACTACAAAGTACAGCGGTACCGCTCCCTATTGAGAACGTGGACACCGATCAAATTATTCCGGCACGGTTTTTAAAGGCCACAGAACGCAAAGGCTTTGGAGACAACCTTTTTCGTGATTGGCGGTATCACCCAGATGGCACCCCAAAAGAAAATTTTGTACTGAACAATCCAATTTATGGTGGAAAAATATTGGTCGGAGGTAAAAACTTTGGTTCGGGCTCTTCGCGCGAGCACGCTGCGTGGGCTGTTTACGACTATGGGTTTCGCTGTGTTATCTCAAGCTTCTTTGCCGATATTTTTCGCAATAACTGTTTGAATATAGGAGTGCTTCCCGTACAGGTCAGCGCTGATTTTTTGGATAAGATTTTCAAGGCCATAGAGGCTGACCCCAAAGCAGAGTTTGAGGTCAACCTTCCAGAGCAAACCGTTACCATCCTCAGTACTGGAGAACATGAAACATTTGACATCAACAGCTATAAGAAGGAAAATATGCTGAACGGTTATGACGATATCGATTATTTGGTTGCCATGAAGGAGGAAATAAAGGCATTTGCCGAAAAAAGACCTTTTTAA
- a CDS encoding alpha-isopropylmalate synthase regulatory domain-containing protein: MRRPVEIMDTTLRDGEQTSGVSFSSLEKLTLAKLLLEELKVNRIEVASARVSEGEFQAVKSITDWAKENGYLNRVEVLTFVDGGASLKWMQKAGAKVQNLLTKGSLNHLTHQLRKKPEEHFKEIAQVVSKAQKMGIETNVYLEDWSNGMRNSREYVLQFLDFLSQQPIKRILLPDTLGILTPNETREYVGLIVDRYPDSHIDFHGHNDYDLSVSNVMEAVKAGCHGLHLTVNGMGERAGNAPLASAVAVINDFLSDSVAIDVNEKALYKVSRLVSTFTGFGIPANKPIVGDNVFTQTAGIHADGDNKKNLYFNDLLPERFGRKRKYALGKTSGKANIQKNLQELGLTLNDDELKKVTERIIELGDKKETVTKDDLPYIISDVLDSGSFQQKVFIKSYVLTHSKGLKPSTTVMVEINGRSYEENALGDGQFDAFINALHKIYDRKKIALPQLTDYAVRIPPGSRSDALCETIITWQTKNKEFVTRGLDSDQTVSAIKATEKMLNLI, from the coding sequence ATGAGAAGGCCTGTCGAAATAATGGATACCACCCTTCGCGATGGCGAACAAACTTCTGGGGTTTCCTTTTCATCATTGGAAAAACTGACCTTGGCAAAGCTGTTGCTTGAAGAACTAAAGGTCAACCGTATAGAAGTGGCCTCTGCACGGGTATCGGAAGGCGAGTTCCAAGCTGTTAAGAGCATAACGGATTGGGCAAAGGAAAATGGATATTTGAACCGTGTGGAAGTGCTGACTTTTGTTGACGGCGGAGCTTCCCTAAAGTGGATGCAAAAGGCAGGTGCTAAGGTTCAAAACTTGTTGACCAAAGGCTCTTTGAACCATTTGACACATCAATTGCGAAAAAAACCTGAGGAGCATTTCAAAGAAATAGCACAAGTAGTTTCAAAGGCCCAAAAAATGGGCATTGAAACCAATGTGTACTTAGAGGATTGGAGCAATGGTATGCGAAACTCAAGAGAATATGTACTGCAGTTTCTCGATTTTTTGTCACAACAACCCATTAAACGTATTTTGCTGCCAGATACCCTTGGTATCTTGACCCCGAACGAAACCAGGGAGTACGTCGGTTTGATTGTGGACCGCTACCCTGACAGCCATATAGATTTTCATGGACATAACGACTACGATTTAAGTGTTTCAAACGTCATGGAAGCTGTCAAGGCTGGGTGCCACGGCCTGCACCTGACTGTGAACGGTATGGGCGAACGCGCCGGCAATGCCCCCCTAGCCAGCGCTGTGGCCGTTATCAATGATTTTTTGTCTGATAGCGTAGCCATTGATGTCAACGAAAAAGCCCTATACAAAGTGAGTCGGCTGGTTTCTACCTTTACCGGGTTCGGCATACCGGCGAACAAACCTATCGTTGGAGACAACGTCTTTACACAAACTGCTGGAATACATGCAGATGGAGACAATAAAAAGAATCTTTACTTCAATGATTTATTGCCCGAACGTTTTGGTAGAAAGCGTAAGTATGCCTTAGGAAAAACGTCGGGCAAGGCCAACATTCAAAAGAACCTACAAGAACTGGGGCTAACCCTGAACGATGACGAGTTGAAAAAGGTGACCGAACGCATCATCGAACTGGGCGATAAGAAGGAGACCGTTACCAAAGATGACCTGCCCTATATCATTTCCGATGTTCTGGACAGCGGCTCTTTCCAGCAAAAAGTTTTTATTAAATCATATGTGTTGACACATTCGAAGGGGCTTAAGCCATCCACAACCGTAATGGTGGAGATAAACGGCAGATCATATGAGGAAAACGCCCTGGGAGATGGCCAATTCGATGCCTTTATCAACGCATTGCACAAAATTTACGATCGTAAAAAGATTGCGTTGCCACAGTTGACCGATTACGCTGTGCGGATTCCACCCGGAAGTAGATCTGATGCCCTTTGTGAAACGATTATCACATGGCAGACCAAAAACAAAGAATTTGTAACCCGCGGACTGGATTCTGACCAAACAGTATCGGCCATTAAGGCTACTGAAAAAATGTTGAACTTGATTTAG
- the leuB gene encoding 3-isopropylmalate dehydrogenase → MKLTIALLAGDGIGPEVIDQAVKVSDAVAKKFNHEIEWKPALTGAAAIDAVGEPYPDETHQICTNADAVLFGAIGHPKFDNDPSAKVRPEQGLLKMRQKLGLFANVRPTFTFPSLIDKSPLKRDRIEGTDLIILRELTGGVYFGERGRLNHGNTAFDTMTYHRFEIERLAKKGFEMAMKRNKKLCCVDKANVLEASRLWRETVQAMEKEYPEVEVSYEFVDAVAMRLIQWPKGYDVIITANLFGDILTDEASVISGSMGLMPSSSLGSEVSLYEPIHGSYPQAAGKDIANPLATVLSAAMMFDDFGLAKEAQAIRDVVNKSLDQGVVTEDLADGGKACKTSEVGDWLAKNL, encoded by the coding sequence ATGAAACTAACTATAGCCCTTTTAGCTGGTGACGGTATCGGCCCAGAAGTAATTGATCAAGCCGTAAAGGTATCGGATGCCGTTGCAAAGAAATTCAACCATGAAATCGAATGGAAGCCGGCCCTGACGGGTGCTGCGGCCATTGACGCGGTCGGTGAGCCGTACCCTGATGAAACACACCAGATTTGTACCAATGCAGATGCCGTGCTGTTCGGGGCCATAGGCCATCCAAAATTTGACAACGACCCCTCAGCCAAGGTACGCCCTGAACAGGGCCTGTTGAAGATGCGGCAAAAACTTGGACTGTTTGCCAATGTGCGCCCTACCTTCACCTTTCCATCATTGATCGATAAATCTCCCTTGAAACGGGATCGTATCGAAGGTACCGATTTGATTATTCTAAGGGAATTGACCGGTGGTGTATATTTCGGTGAACGGGGACGGCTAAACCATGGCAATACGGCTTTTGACACCATGACCTATCACCGTTTTGAAATAGAGCGGTTGGCAAAAAAAGGATTCGAAATGGCCATGAAACGAAACAAAAAGCTCTGTTGTGTAGACAAGGCCAATGTTTTGGAAGCCTCCCGTTTATGGCGTGAAACGGTACAGGCCATGGAGAAAGAATACCCAGAGGTAGAAGTATCATATGAATTCGTAGACGCTGTGGCCATGCGATTGATTCAATGGCCCAAAGGGTACGATGTCATTATTACGGCCAATCTATTCGGTGATATCTTGACTGATGAAGCTTCGGTGATTTCGGGCTCCATGGGGTTGATGCCCTCGTCTTCCTTAGGTAGCGAGGTGTCGCTTTACGAGCCGATCCACGGCTCTTACCCACAAGCTGCAGGAAAAGACATTGCCAACCCTCTCGCAACAGTTTTGTCGGCGGCCATGATGTTCGATGATTTTGGTCTGGCCAAAGAGGCACAGGCCATACGTGATGTGGTCAATAAATCACTGGACCAAGGTGTTGTAACAGAAGATTTGGCTGACGGTGGAAAAGCCTGTAAAACCTCTGAAGTCGGTGACTGGTTGGCCAAAAACCTTTGA
- a CDS encoding DUF4197 domain-containing protein, whose protein sequence is MEGTKAITLMFTCLFFFGCAELQDAVKNIPTNQPVSEREIILGLKQALEFGVVEGVALLNQEDGYFKDEAVKILLPEELKKVDEALRKIGLASLADEGLKVLNRAAEDAVGEAKPIFINAIKQFTINDAKEILVSDNDLAATQYLQQKTTYQLQQAFTPKIQNSLNKVGADKIWQDIINRYNTIPLVKPVNPNLTQYVTEQAIAGLFVKVGDKEKEIRNSVSARTTALLQKVFALQ, encoded by the coding sequence ATGGAAGGAACCAAGGCCATTACCCTAATGTTCACATGTTTATTTTTTTTTGGTTGTGCCGAATTGCAGGATGCGGTCAAAAATATTCCGACCAATCAACCGGTTTCTGAAAGGGAAATCATACTAGGACTGAAGCAGGCTCTTGAATTTGGCGTGGTAGAAGGCGTGGCCCTATTGAACCAAGAAGATGGTTATTTCAAAGACGAGGCTGTTAAAATCTTGTTGCCCGAAGAGCTAAAAAAAGTCGATGAGGCCTTGCGAAAAATAGGTCTTGCTTCGCTCGCCGACGAAGGGCTGAAGGTTTTGAACCGAGCAGCGGAAGATGCCGTGGGTGAGGCCAAACCCATCTTTATCAATGCCATAAAGCAATTCACCATCAATGATGCCAAAGAAATTCTGGTTTCAGACAATGATTTGGCGGCCACCCAATACTTGCAGCAGAAGACAACCTACCAATTGCAGCAGGCCTTTACCCCCAAAATTCAGAACTCTTTGAACAAGGTGGGTGCCGATAAAATATGGCAAGATATCATCAACAGGTACAACACCATACCCTTGGTAAAACCGGTAAATCCAAACCTTACCCAATATGTCACAGAACAGGCCATTGCGGGACTCTTTGTAAAAGTTGGGGATAAGGAAAAGGAAATCCGTAATTCCGTTAGCGCCCGAACAACCGCTTTGTTGCAAAAAGTGTTCGCCTTACAATAG
- a CDS encoding NADP-dependent glyceraldehyde-3-phosphate dehydrogenase, producing the protein METATTSIPEQYQIKEPIHQRTYLVNGELREWNGNTSEVVSTISSSTEGYRPTVLGSIPDMGEPEALDALQAAMGAYDRGQGVWPTMKVKDRIECMEAFVKKMEQKREQVVKLLMWEIGKSKPDSYKEFDRTVEYIHDTIEEYKQLDRDSAKFHKHDGVYAHIRRGPLGIVLCLGPYNYPLNETFTLLIPAIIMGNTTIFKPAKHGVLLIGPLLEAFQSSFPKGVVNILFGRGRAIAGPIMKTGKVDVLALIGNSKSANALQNQHPKSNRLRLVLGLEAKNPAIILPDADLELTVNEIISGTLSYNGQRCTALKVVYVHEDVREEFLKRYSEKVDSLKFGNPWDEGVHLTPLPEPGKPDYIKELLDDAVQKGAQVQNRKGGEITDNFIWPAVLYPVTKDMRVYQEEQFGPIIPVLSFKDIKEPLNDMAESNYGQQVSLFGKDVYTLSPLIDTLVNLVCRVNLNSSCQRGPDVYPFTGRKDSAQATLSVHDALRSFSIRTFVAFKDNELNNATVEQLLEAKVSNFLSTDYIL; encoded by the coding sequence ATGGAAACAGCCACCACTTCGATTCCTGAACAATACCAAATCAAAGAGCCTATCCACCAAAGAACCTATTTGGTAAATGGCGAATTGCGCGAGTGGAACGGAAATACCTCAGAGGTCGTTTCTACCATCTCATCATCCACCGAGGGGTATAGACCTACTGTCTTGGGCAGTATTCCCGATATGGGAGAACCAGAGGCGCTGGATGCATTACAGGCCGCTATGGGCGCATATGACCGCGGGCAGGGCGTTTGGCCGACCATGAAGGTGAAAGACCGTATTGAGTGTATGGAGGCTTTCGTCAAAAAGATGGAACAGAAACGTGAGCAGGTGGTAAAGCTGCTTATGTGGGAAATCGGGAAATCAAAACCCGACTCTTATAAAGAGTTTGATAGAACGGTCGAATATATCCATGATACGATTGAAGAGTACAAGCAGTTGGACAGGGATTCGGCAAAGTTCCATAAACATGACGGTGTCTACGCCCATATACGTCGCGGGCCATTGGGTATTGTATTGTGCCTTGGGCCCTACAATTATCCGTTGAACGAGACATTCACCTTGTTGATTCCGGCCATCATCATGGGCAACACCACCATTTTCAAGCCTGCAAAGCACGGGGTGCTCTTAATAGGGCCGTTGTTAGAGGCTTTTCAAAGCAGCTTCCCCAAAGGGGTGGTGAATATCCTATTTGGCAGGGGTAGGGCCATTGCCGGGCCCATTATGAAAACGGGCAAGGTCGATGTGCTGGCGCTCATAGGCAACAGTAAATCGGCCAACGCCTTGCAAAACCAACACCCGAAGAGCAACCGTTTGCGCTTGGTGTTGGGCTTGGAAGCTAAAAATCCCGCTATTATCCTTCCCGATGCTGATCTTGAGCTTACCGTAAACGAGATCATTTCAGGAACTCTTTCCTACAACGGGCAACGTTGCACCGCTTTAAAAGTGGTGTATGTTCATGAAGATGTGAGGGAGGAATTCTTAAAGCGTTATTCTGAAAAGGTCGATAGCCTCAAGTTTGGTAATCCTTGGGATGAGGGGGTACACCTGACACCTTTACCGGAACCGGGTAAGCCAGATTACATAAAGGAACTACTTGATGACGCCGTGCAAAAAGGTGCCCAGGTACAGAACCGAAAAGGGGGCGAGATCACCGATAATTTTATTTGGCCTGCCGTGCTGTACCCCGTAACAAAAGATATGCGGGTCTATCAAGAAGAACAGTTTGGCCCCATAATTCCGGTACTCTCGTTTAAAGATATTAAAGAACCTTTGAATGACATGGCCGAATCAAATTATGGCCAACAGGTCAGCTTGTTCGGCAAAGACGTCTATACACTTTCGCCCCTTATCGATACCCTGGTCAACCTTGTATGCAGGGTGAACCTGAACAGTTCGTGCCAACGTGGGCCTGATGTATACCCGTTTACGGGAAGAAAAGATTCGGCACAAGCTACCTTGAGCGTCCATGATGCCTTGCGTTCATTTTCAATAAGGACCTTTGTTGCCTTTAAGGACAACGAGTTGAACAATGCCACTGTGGAACAGCTCTTGGAAGCCAAGGTCAGTAATTTTTTGAGTACCGATTATATTCTGTAG
- the ilvC gene encoding ketol-acid reductoisomerase has product MTNYFNTLSLREQLSQLGKCRFMDYSEFADGVTALKGKKIVIVGCGAQGLNQGLNMRDSGLDISYALREGAIKEKRQSYKNATENNFKVGTYEELVPTADLVINLTPDKQHTSVVSAVMPLMKKGATLSYSHGFNIVEEGMQIRKDITVIMVAPKSPGSEVREEYKRGFGVPTLIAVHPENDPEGKGLEIAKAYAAATGGHKAGVLESSFVAEVKSDLMGEQTILCGLLQTGSILCFDKMIEKGIEPDYASKLIQYGWETITEGLKHGGITNMMDRLSNPAKIKAFELAEEMKDIMRPLFQKHMDDIMSGHFSKTMMEDWANGDKNLLEWRAATGETAFEKTPAGDHDISEQEYYDNGVLMVAFVKAGVELAYETMTESGIIGESAYYESLHETPLIANTIARKKLFEMNRVISDTAEYGCYLFDHACKPLLTDFMKKVDVDIIGKTYGEGKDNGVDNVKLITVNKAIREHEVEVVGARLRASMTAMKPIV; this is encoded by the coding sequence ATGACAAACTACTTCAACACACTATCACTTCGAGAGCAATTGTCACAACTGGGAAAATGCCGATTTATGGATTATTCTGAATTCGCTGATGGTGTGACAGCCCTAAAAGGAAAAAAGATTGTGATTGTCGGGTGTGGTGCCCAAGGCCTAAACCAAGGTCTCAACATGCGCGATTCGGGCTTGGACATCTCCTATGCACTGCGCGAAGGGGCCATAAAAGAAAAAAGGCAATCGTACAAGAATGCCACTGAGAACAACTTTAAGGTGGGCACCTATGAAGAGTTGGTGCCGACGGCCGATTTGGTCATCAATTTGACCCCTGATAAGCAGCACACAAGCGTTGTCAGTGCGGTAATGCCGTTGATGAAGAAAGGGGCTACGCTTTCTTACTCCCACGGATTCAATATAGTTGAAGAAGGCATGCAGATCAGAAAAGACATCACGGTCATAATGGTGGCTCCCAAGAGTCCCGGTTCTGAGGTGCGCGAAGAGTACAAGCGCGGTTTTGGGGTACCGACCCTTATTGCAGTGCATCCTGAGAACGATCCAGAGGGAAAGGGGCTGGAAATTGCCAAGGCCTATGCCGCCGCAACCGGTGGCCACAAAGCTGGGGTATTGGAGTCGTCATTCGTGGCCGAGGTAAAATCGGATTTGATGGGCGAGCAGACCATTCTTTGCGGTCTTTTGCAAACTGGTTCGATACTTTGTTTTGACAAAATGATTGAAAAGGGCATTGAACCAGACTATGCTTCCAAATTGATCCAATATGGTTGGGAAACCATTACGGAAGGCTTGAAACATGGAGGAATTACCAATATGATGGACCGCCTTTCAAACCCAGCTAAAATAAAGGCATTCGAATTGGCAGAAGAAATGAAAGATATCATGCGGCCGTTGTTCCAAAAGCATATGGACGATATTATGAGCGGCCATTTCTCAAAAACCATGATGGAAGACTGGGCCAACGGAGATAAAAACTTATTGGAATGGCGGGCTGCCACAGGTGAGACCGCCTTTGAAAAGACCCCTGCCGGCGACCATGATATTTCAGAGCAAGAATATTACGACAACGGCGTGCTGATGGTGGCCTTTGTAAAGGCCGGTGTAGAGTTGGCCTACGAGACCATGACCGAATCCGGTATCATTGGCGAATCTGCCTATTATGAGTCACTACATGAGACACCCCTGATTGCCAACACCATCGCCAGAAAAAAATTGTTTGAAATGAACAGGGTCATTTCCGACACTGCGGAGTATGGTTGCTATTTATTTGACCATGCCTGCAAGCCCTTGTTGACCGACTTTATGAAAAAAGTCGATGTCGACATAATAGGGAAAACGTATGGGGAAGGCAAAGACAACGGCGTAGACAATGTAAAGCTGATAACCGTCAACAAAGCCATACGCGAACACGAGGTAGAGGTTGTAGGGGCACGTTTACGGGCATCGATGACCGCGATGAAACCCATAGTCTAG
- the ilvN gene encoding acetolactate synthase small subunit has protein sequence MEKKWYTISVYSENNVGLLNRISGIFLKRHINIESLNVSKSEIEHVSKFTIVVHTTEDWTRKIVQQIEKQIEVIKAFYHTDEETIYQESALFKIASHLLFDEPQIQNVIKESNSTIVTVNREFFVLAKTGRRHEIDEMHDDLEPFGIMQFVRSGRITVTKSKMPITEILDEVKTTN, from the coding sequence ATGGAGAAAAAATGGTATACCATATCGGTCTATTCAGAGAACAATGTTGGTCTCTTGAACAGAATTTCAGGTATTTTCCTGAAAAGGCACATCAATATTGAGAGCTTGAATGTTTCTAAGTCAGAAATCGAGCATGTGTCCAAGTTTACGATTGTGGTGCACACCACCGAGGATTGGACACGCAAGATTGTTCAACAAATCGAGAAACAGATAGAGGTGATCAAGGCGTTCTATCACACAGACGAAGAAACGATCTATCAAGAATCTGCCCTGTTTAAAATAGCCTCCCATTTGTTGTTCGACGAACCGCAGATCCAAAATGTGATCAAAGAGAGTAACTCGACCATTGTAACGGTCAACCGTGAGTTTTTCGTGTTGGCAAAAACGGGCCGCCGGCATGAAATCGATGAAATGCACGATGATCTTGAACCCTTTGGAATCATGCAATTTGTCCGCTCAGGAAGAATTACGGTCACCAAAAGTAAAATGCCGATTACCGAAATACTTGATGAAGTCAAAACTACCAATTAA